The genomic DNA AAGGGCAATGACCAGGTACGTTTCGAACTGGGTGCCTACGCGCTCAAGCCAGGCGTGAAGGTGATTGCTCCATGGCGTGAGTGGGACCTGCTGTCCCGCGAGAAGCTGATGGACTACGCCGAGAAGCACGCGATTCCGATCGAGCGCCACGGCAAGAAGAAATCCCCGTACTCGATGGATGCCAACCTGCTGCACATCTCCTATGAAGGCGGCGTGCTGGAAGACACCTGGACCGAGCACGAAGAAGACATGTGGCGTTGGACCGTCTCCCCGGAGAACGCGCCTGACAAACCGCAATACCTGGAACTGACCTACCGCAACGGCGACATCGTTGCGCTGGACGGTGTCGAAATGACTCCGGCCACCGTGCTGGCGACGCTGAACAAGATCGGTGGCGAACACGGTATCGGTCGTCTGGACATCGTTGAAAACCGTTACGTCGGCATGAAGTCCCGTGGCTGCTACGAAACCCCGGGCGGCACTATCATGCTGCGCGCTCACCGCGCCATTGAGTCGATCACCCTGGATCGCGAAGTCGCTCACCTCAAAGACGAGTTGATGCCCAAATACGCCAGCCTGATCTACACCGGCTACTGGTGGAGCCCTGAGCGTCTGATGCTGCAGCAGATGATCGATGCTTCGCAGGTCAACGTGAACGGTGTGGTTCGCTTGAAACTGTATAAAGGCAACGTCATCGTCACCGGCCGCAAGTCCGACGATTCGCTGTTCGACGCCAACATCGCGACCTTCGAAGAAGACGGCGGTGCTTACAACCAGGCCGACGCGGCGGGCTTCATCAAGCTCAACGCGCTGCGCATGCGCATTGCTGCCAACAAGGGCCGCAAACTGTTCTGAGTCCTTCAGACGCGCAATAAAATGGCGACCTTGTGTAGAGCAAGGTCGCCATTGTGCAAAATCTTCTCCTTGCGGCTTCTGATAGCCGTCCCTTCTCAGCCGCTCGCGCTTTTATACCTGTTCGTTGGTCAAAAACTTTCCAATACGCAGACGTTCTGCGAGCTGGTGTTGTAAATAATACAAAACGTCAAATTTGCGCTTTTCTTCGAATGTTTATTGTTCCGCAGTATGTTTTCCTTGAGTAAAAAATCCGACACGTCATTGGAAAGAAATACGATAAGTCGAGAGTGTTGCTTGTTGCTCTGTCGGATTTTTTCCAGAACGGTGGCGAAATCGGTTTGCGTACCCATCTGGCGCGCATCAATGATGTCCAGATTGGAGGTTGATCCAGACAGTTGAATGTTGTGTCGTACAAACAACTTATTCCGGTTTGACGGTGGGTCTGAAGTGTTATCGGTACGTTGTGAGTTCTTGCTCGGTGCCGATGCCTCTTCACAGAACAGGACGGAGATCGAGACACCCGTAACGGGTCGCAAGAGCGACTCTTGCACTGCACAGTTGCGCTTATTGTCACGGTCCTTTTTTTCGAGGTTTTTCAGGAACGCCTTGTCATCGCTGAAATCAGAAGGCGAGTAGAGTGAACGGTAATTAAAGTTAAGGGTGAGAAAGAAAAGAAACAACAAGTAGAACGGAAAGCTGATCAGAAACCATAAATAAGTTTGCCGATCCTCACCATCCAGGAAGGGCAGCGAGATGGCGGCCGAGGTTTCCGAGATGAGTGCGAAGATGGCAATGATGGTCATTGGGTTAGTGATTTTTTTGGGTATCTTCAATATATTTTTTCTCATGGGTTTACTGCTTCTAAAAATGGGCAGGTGTGCTTTTTAAGTATTGTAGGTAACTAACGCTATGGGCTTCGTAACAAGGTCTTGGCAGTTAATATAAGTGCTGCCAGATCAATGTTTGATCATTGTTGGGATTTAGTGTGTGAGCGGGTTTGTTTTTGTCGAATAACAGCGGAATGTTATTGTGGATATCGCCAGCAAGTAACAGCGTCTGACCCGGATTTAGAGCGTTTATGGCCGTAGGAGCGTTGCGCAAGCGCCTATTGAAGAGGTTGCATATAGTCACAAAATCGCGCAGGGATTAAACCGATCGCCGGGGTCTGAAGGCAGTCTGTGTTTGGTGGTGGTCGGTTTTTTGTGGGAATAATCCTCAATGCTTGTAGGGAATGTCTCTCGCTGCAAGTGCTCGCTAACCTTGGCATGCCATCGATCAGTTGAGTCGGCTATTGTGCCTGTTCTAAAAATTCGAACAGCGAAACTGGACTTGCCCATGAATAAAGTGCTGATCGTGGATGATCACCCCGTCATTCGTCTTGCTGTGCGTATGCTGATGGAACGTCATGGCTACGAAGTTATTGCAGAAACGGATAATGGCGTGGATGCGTTACAACTGGCTCGCGAACAAATGCCGGATATTGTCATTCTGGATATTGGAATACCGAAACTTGATGGTCTGGAAGTTATTGCGCGTTTGGCGTCGACCGCGATGCCGATGAAGGTTCTGGTGCTGACGTCTCAGGCACCGGGTCATTTTTCAATGCGCTGCATGCAGTCCGGGGCGGCGGGATATGTGTGCAAACAACAGGATTTGACCGAGCTGCTCAGCGCCATCAAGGCGGTACTGTCCGGCTACAGTTATTTTCCCAATCAGGCCCTGCATACCGTACGTACCAGTCTGGGCAATGCCAGCGAAGCGGATATGGTGGACCGTCTTTCCGGGCGTGAAATGATGGTCTTGCAGCAATTGGCCCGGGGAAAGACCAACAAGGAAATTGCCGATGGCATGTTTCTCAGCAACAAGACGGTCAGCACCTATAAAACCCGTTTGTTACTCAAACTCAATGCACGCTCTCTGGTGGACCTGATCGAGTTGGCGCAACGTAATGGTCTGGTCTGAGCTGGTTTTGCGCTGATGGGGTCATGGGCCGATCAAACCAGCTAGCCGCAGAAAGTGAAAAGCCTCCGTTTCGGGAGGCTTTCAAGTATCAGAGATCAAAATCGTAATCGGCCAATTGCTTTTGCAGTCGGCGCTCCTCAAGCATGTTATCGATAGTGCGGCGCTTGTTTAGATTGGTTTTAGCGACTTCGACCACCGGTTCGGCATCAGGCTCTGCGGCAACGAAGTCGTCTTCTACATCCAGTGTTTCTTTGTCAGTACTCATACAAGGTTGACTCCCGGCTAATACTGCCTTTGGCGCTCCTTATATCGGTAATGCAGCGACGGGTAAAAAAGATTTTTTCAATCGATCAGTTAATAAATCCAATAGCGGGTCAATCGTCCGACGTTTTGGCCTTGTACTCGCACAAGTCTTCGATCCGACAGCTACCACAGCGTGGCTTGCGCGCCAGACACACATAACGTCCGTGAAGAATCAGCCAATGGTGGGAGTCGAGCAGAAATTGCTTGGGGACAAACTTCATCAGCTTGTTTTCTACCTCAACCACGTTTTTGCCGGGCGCAATGCCAGTGCGGTTGCTGACGCGGAAAATATGCGTGTCGACGGCCATGGTCAGTTGACGGAACGCCGTATTGAGCACCACGTTCGCGGTTTTTCGGCCTACGCCGGGCAGGGCTTCGAGCTCCTCGCGGGTCTGCGGCACCTCACCGCCATGTCGTTCGACCAGCAAACGGCAGGTCTCGATGACGTTCTTGGCCTTGCTGTTGTAGAGCCCGATGGTCTTGATGTATTCGGACAGACCTTCGACACCCAACGCATGGATCGCCGCAGGGGTATTGGCCATCGGGAACAACTTCGCCGTCGCCTTGTTGACGCCGACATCAGTCGACTGCGCCGACAGAATCACGGCGATCAGCAGTTCGAACGGCGAGGAATAAGCCAGCTCGGTTTTCGGCTCCGGATTGTCTTCATGCAGTCGGCGAAAGATCTCAAGACGTTTTGCGGCATTCATGGGCGATGCGTTTCCTTGGAAATTGAGTTCGTGCGAGTCCACGCCTGACGGGCCGCGAGCAGCAGACCCAGGACGATGAAGGCGCCGGGAACCAGAGTGACCAGATGCAGGCCCTCACTGAATAAAACAAGTCCTTGCCCGTGTTCGAAAAGTCCTCGACCGAGGCTGCCCCGGCCTGCGAGTTCACGCAGCGCGGCGAGTATCAACATCAATCCACCAAACACAAGGCCGAGCTTGAGACGACGAGGCAGCGTCTGGCTGAAGAATCCATTGTGTTCCAGCACCACACACTGCAAGGCAATCAGACCGGCATAGAGCCCGAAAGCCTGATGCCATGGCAACATCCAGCGTTGCGCGAAAATCTCGGCACAACTGGTCAAGGTCGCCGCGAGCAGAACGCTGGCCAGCCCTGCACTTGCTCCCGTCAGACGCTGCCGCAGGGGGGCATGCACAGGCCGTAAGCCACCACGACACTGGCAAACATCAAGACTGCTCCCGACGCGCCAGCCAGCGAACCGGTCGTGCCCAGCACCAGCGCGAGCATCAATGCGTTCGCCGGGTGCGTTGTCCGGTTCATTGTTCGCTCCCCAGCAGTACTGCACGATGTTCGTCGAAGTAGCGCAGGGCATCATGGATCGCATTGACCGCCGCGCGAGACGTGATGGTCGCCCCGGCTAGTTGATCAAATTGCCCTTGATCCTTTTTCAACGCCCAACCTGAAGCCGTCGGCTCGTTGCTCGATTTGCCGGTAAATGCCTGGAGCCAGGTATTCGGCCAATCGCCCAGATGCCCGCCGAGCGCCGGGGTTTCTGATTGTTTGAGGGTTTTCACTCCGAGCATTTTTCCGTTGGCATCAATCGCGATCAGCAGTTCAATGCTGCCGGCATAGCCTTCGGTCTGGCTACGCAGTAGCACTGCAATCGTTCGCCCCGCCTTGGTCGCGCGATAGCCGCCGCTCAGGTTGCTATGGCTCAAGGCCGTGTCGGCCAATGCCAGCGGCTGTGCCAGCGGTTGGTTGTCGTAAGTCTCGGGCGCGAGGACATCGAGCAGTTTGCGACTGTCGAGCAGCCGTTGCCCGGCGGCAATCTGCGGCGCATTGCTGTGTTGTACCAGATACGTCGTACCGATGCCGAGCACGGCCAACAGCAGCAGGGTGAGTGCGTTGGTCGTGCGGTTCATGGGCGCACCTGGGCCGGGCGGCCAGCGGCAAAGCGCTCCAGTGCCGGCACGCAGAGATTCATCAGCAGTACGGCAAACGCGACACCGTCCGGGTAACCGCCCCAGGTGCGGATCAGATAAGTCAGCACCCCGACTCCGACGCCAAACAACAGGCGAGCGAGTGCGCTTTTTGCGCCGGATATCGGTTCAGTGATGATGAAAAACGCGCCGAGCATGGTCGCCCCGCTCAGCAGATGAAACAGTGGCGAGCCGTGAGAATCGGAGCCAGAGCCATTCCAGAACAGCAAGCTGACCACAAACAGGCTGGCGAGCATGCCGACCGGCGCGTGCCAGGCGAACACCCGCCGTTGCAGCAGAAACAGACCACCGACGAGAAACGCCAGGTTCACCCACTCCGCACCACGCCCGCCGAATCGCCCGAACGCCGGGTTGGCGGCGAAGAGTTCGTCGATGGTCAGGCTTTTATTGATGCGCAGGCTGTCCAGCGCGGTTGCCTGAACCCAGGCGTCCGGCGCCTGACCTGGGTTGAACACCTGCTGCACGGCATCGAGCAGCGCCATGCCGTGGGCCGGCCAGTGGGTCATGGGTTGCGGGAACATGACGATGGCCATGGCAAAACCGAGCATGGCCGGGTTGAACGGGTTTTTGCCAACGCCGCCGTAAAGGTGTTTGCCAAACAACAGGCCCGAGGCCATCGCGGTCACTGTCAGCCACCACGGGCAATAAGGCGGCAGGGCGGCGGCCAGCAGTGTCGCGCTGACCAGTGCACTGCCGTCGCTCAGCGTTGGCAACAAGGGTTGTCGACGCAAGCGTGTGATGCCTGCCTCGACGATCAATGCGGTGCTGACGGCGAGGATCAGGTTGATCAACACGCCCCAACCGAAAAACCAGAACAACGCCAATAAGCCCGGCAGCATGGCGAGCAACACCATTTTCATCGCCTGTTGCAGGCGCTCGTCAGGTGTCTCAAGGGGCGACATGGTCTTGCACCTGGCGCTCGGCGTCTTGCAGGCGGGCGCGGGCCTTGTCGAGAATTTCGCTTGGCGTGTCGCCGCTACGTTCGAGTTTGCTCAGGTCGGCGCGGGCGTAGGCCAATTCGGTTTTCAACTGGCGCAGTTGGCTGTCGATAGGGCGCTTTTCCACGCGCACGAGGTCCGGCGCGGGCTGATCGCTTGAGGATTCGGCGGCGTGCAGAGCTTGCTCTGCGTCACGCAGGGCTTGTTCCAGTGTGGCGATCTGCTCCGTCGGCGCTTCGGCGGTCTGGACCTTTTTCAGTTCGGCGCGGCGCATGGCCAGCTGGATTTTCGCCCGCTTCAGATCAGCGTCCTTCGCCGGGGCTGGTGCTGACGCGAGCGGAACGGCAGGTGCGGTGCTTTCAAGGTTCGCCAACGCCTGTTCAGCCGCTTCGAATTGTTGCTGCAAAACGATCAGTTGCGACTGTTGCTCAAACGTCGGCGGATGGCCGAAGGCTTTCAGCGATTTGTGCAATTGCGCGCGGCTCATCGCCACGTCGATCTTGGCTTTTTTCAGCGCGGCGTCAGCGGTGGCGATTTTCTGCGCGCGCACGCGTTCAAGGGCAGCTTGCACCGGGTCGGTGGCCGTGACTTCGGCTTGCACGGTTTTTTTCGCCCGCGCCTCGCGCTCAGCCTGTTTCTGCTGTTCCTCCCGTTGCAGGCGGGCGTTGCGTCGCTCGAAGCGCTGGCGTGCATGATCGCGTTTGGCGGCGCGGGCGCGTTGGTCTTCGAGGCTGAAGGCGAGGCCACCGACCACTGGCAGCGTGCCGAGCGGCAGTGGATGCATTTCGATGCAGTCCACCGGGCACGGCGCCACGCACAGATCGCAACCGGTGCATTCGTCGATGATCACCGTGTGCATCAGTTTGGCGGCGCCAACGATCGCGTCGATCGGGCAGGCCTGAATGCACTTGGTGCAACCGATGCATTCGGCTTCGCGGATGTACGCCACTTGCGGCGGTGCCGTGCCGCGACTGACGTCCAGTTCCAGCACCGGCACTTTCAACAGTTCGGCCAGCGCCGCGACCGTTTCGTCGCCGCCCGGCGGGCATTTGTTGATCGGCTCGCCGTCAACGATGCCTTGCGCGTAGGGTTTGCATCCGGGGTGGCCGCACTTGCCGCATTGGGTCTGCGGCAGCAGGGCATCGATGCGTTGAATCAGACTCATGTTTTGATCAGTCCACTGAATCCGAGAAAAATCACTGCCATCAGTCCGGCGCTGATCAGATCGATCGGCAATCCGCGAAAGGGCAGGGGAATATCGTTGTCGGCGCTGCGTTCGCGCAAATCACTGAACAGGCTCAGCACCAGCCAGAAACCCAGCCCGGCACCGAAACTCAGCGCTGTCGCCTGCAACAGGCCCTGATCGTTCTGCGCATTGATCAGCGCCAGGCCGAGCACGCCGGCATTGCTCAGCAGTAACGGCCACAATCCATCGAATGGCCAGTCGGGCAGTCCGCGCGCCAGCCATTTCAGGATCGGCGCGATCAGCAGCACGCTCAGCGGCAGAAACACGAACAGGCGCAGGGCTTCAAGTTGCAGCGGCACCAACAGCCAGTGCCAGGCGGCGTAACTGAGCACGCCGACCACCGCC from Pseudomonas baetica includes the following:
- a CDS encoding PA3496 family putative envelope integrity protein — its product is MSTDKETLDVEDDFVAAEPDAEPVVEVAKTNLNKRRTIDNMLEERRLQKQLADYDFDL
- a CDS encoding RnfABCDGE type electron transport complex subunit G → MNRTTNALTLLLLAVLGIGTTYLVQHSNAPQIAAGQRLLDSRKLLDVLAPETYDNQPLAQPLALADTALSHSNLSGGYRATKAGRTIAVLLRSQTEGYAGSIELLIAIDANGKMLGVKTLKQSETPALGGHLGDWPNTWLQAFTGKSSNEPTASGWALKKDQGQFDQLAGATITSRAAVNAIHDALRYFDEHRAVLLGSEQ
- a CDS encoding RnfABCDGE type electron transport complex subunit D, whose protein sequence is MSPLETPDERLQQAMKMVLLAMLPGLLALFWFFGWGVLINLILAVSTALIVEAGITRLRRQPLLPTLSDGSALVSATLLAAALPPYCPWWLTVTAMASGLLFGKHLYGGVGKNPFNPAMLGFAMAIVMFPQPMTHWPAHGMALLDAVQQVFNPGQAPDAWVQATALDSLRINKSLTIDELFAANPAFGRFGGRGAEWVNLAFLVGGLFLLQRRVFAWHAPVGMLASLFVVSLLFWNGSGSDSHGSPLFHLLSGATMLGAFFIITEPISGAKSALARLLFGVGVGVLTYLIRTWGGYPDGVAFAVLLMNLCVPALERFAAGRPAQVRP
- a CDS encoding electron transport complex protein RnfA; amino-acid sequence: MTELVLTLFSAALLNNFVLHWPLGVDPLLAGNRRQVHALGLATLCLMAVVGVLSYAAWHWLLVPLQLEALRLFVFLPLSVLLIAPILKWLARGLPDWPFDGLWPLLLSNAGVLGLALINAQNDQGLLQATALSFGAGLGFWLVLSLFSDLRERSADNDIPLPFRGLPIDLISAGLMAVIFLGFSGLIKT
- a CDS encoding argininosuccinate synthase, with protein sequence MADVNKVVLAYSGGLDTSVILKWLQDTYNCEVVTFTADLGQGEEVEPARAKAQAMGVKEIYIDDLREEFVRDFVFPMFRANTVYEGEYLLGTSIARPLIAKRLIEIANETGADAISHGATGKGNDQVRFELGAYALKPGVKVIAPWREWDLLSREKLMDYAEKHAIPIERHGKKKSPYSMDANLLHISYEGGVLEDTWTEHEEDMWRWTVSPENAPDKPQYLELTYRNGDIVALDGVEMTPATVLATLNKIGGEHGIGRLDIVENRYVGMKSRGCYETPGGTIMLRAHRAIESITLDREVAHLKDELMPKYASLIYTGYWWSPERLMLQQMIDASQVNVNGVVRLKLYKGNVIVTGRKSDDSLFDANIATFEEDGGAYNQADAAGFIKLNALRMRIAANKGRKLF
- the nth gene encoding endonuclease III; translation: MNAAKRLEIFRRLHEDNPEPKTELAYSSPFELLIAVILSAQSTDVGVNKATAKLFPMANTPAAIHALGVEGLSEYIKTIGLYNSKAKNVIETCRLLVERHGGEVPQTREELEALPGVGRKTANVVLNTAFRQLTMAVDTHIFRVSNRTGIAPGKNVVEVENKLMKFVPKQFLLDSHHWLILHGRYVCLARKPRCGSCRIEDLCEYKAKTSDD
- a CDS encoding response regulator transcription factor; the encoded protein is MNKVLIVDDHPVIRLAVRMLMERHGYEVIAETDNGVDALQLAREQMPDIVILDIGIPKLDGLEVIARLASTAMPMKVLVLTSQAPGHFSMRCMQSGAAGYVCKQQDLTELLSAIKAVLSGYSYFPNQALHTVRTSLGNASEADMVDRLSGREMMVLQQLARGKTNKEIADGMFLSNKTVSTYKTRLLLKLNARSLVDLIELAQRNGLV
- the rsxB gene encoding electron transport complex subunit RsxB, coding for MSLIQRIDALLPQTQCGKCGHPGCKPYAQGIVDGEPINKCPPGGDETVAALAELLKVPVLELDVSRGTAPPQVAYIREAECIGCTKCIQACPIDAIVGAAKLMHTVIIDECTGCDLCVAPCPVDCIEMHPLPLGTLPVVGGLAFSLEDQRARAAKRDHARQRFERRNARLQREEQQKQAEREARAKKTVQAEVTATDPVQAALERVRAQKIATADAALKKAKIDVAMSRAQLHKSLKAFGHPPTFEQQSQLIVLQQQFEAAEQALANLESTAPAVPLASAPAPAKDADLKRAKIQLAMRRAELKKVQTAEAPTEQIATLEQALRDAEQALHAAESSSDQPAPDLVRVEKRPIDSQLRQLKTELAYARADLSKLERSGDTPSEILDKARARLQDAERQVQDHVAP